One genomic window of Conexivisphaerales archaeon includes the following:
- a CDS encoding 2-hydroxyacid dehydrogenase — protein sequence MPKVVVLSPLPAAVVRSFFSPYISRGLDIDVVTVDDPASPRLKEELKDADVVIGDYTFRIGIDRELVQYMNKVKLIQQPSTGYDHIDIRACAEKGIPVSNIGGANSLSVAEHTIALALALIKRIPYAHQQIMQGRWGQAELMNSVGEIYGKTWGVVGTGRTGREVIKRASAFGAKIIYYDKVRQPDLEYRELDELLNISDIVSIHLPLTEETKELIGESRLRLMKPSSILINVSRGEICDEIALAKAVAEGWIAGAGIDVFSQEPLRIDHPLVQAANEGANLILTPHIAGATNEARMRIIQFTIQNVARVLMGERPENVVNL from the coding sequence ATGCCGAAAGTAGTTGTTTTATCGCCACTGCCTGCTGCCGTGGTAAGAAGTTTCTTTTCGCCTTACATCTCAAGAGGGCTTGATATAGATGTGGTTACTGTAGATGACCCTGCATCCCCAAGGCTGAAGGAGGAGCTGAAGGATGCCGATGTGGTGATCGGCGACTACACATTCAGGATAGGTATAGACAGAGAGCTTGTGCAATATATGAATAAAGTGAAGCTGATACAGCAACCGAGCACTGGTTATGACCATATAGATATCAGAGCATGTGCTGAAAAGGGGATACCTGTCTCAAACATAGGCGGGGCCAATTCCCTTTCAGTGGCCGAGCATACGATAGCACTTGCTCTGGCTCTGATAAAAAGAATTCCATACGCACATCAGCAGATAATGCAGGGAAGATGGGGGCAGGCAGAGCTGATGAACAGTGTAGGCGAAATCTACGGAAAGACCTGGGGTGTGGTAGGAACAGGCAGGACTGGCAGAGAGGTCATAAAGAGAGCTTCCGCATTCGGTGCAAAGATAATCTATTATGACAAGGTAAGACAGCCTGACCTTGAATACAGGGAATTGGATGAATTGTTGAACATCAGCGATATAGTCTCAATACACCTGCCTCTTACAGAAGAGACCAAAGAGCTGATAGGGGAGAGCCGACTCAGACTGATGAAACCGAGCTCCATTTTGATAAACGTATCAAGAGGTGAAATATGTGACGAAATAGCACTGGCGAAGGCTGTTGCTGAGGGCTGGATAGCGGGTGCAGGTATAGATGTCTTTTCACAGGAACCGCTTCGGATTGACCATCCTCTTGTCCAGGCTGCAAACGAAGGTGCAAACCTTATTCTGACCCCTCACATAGCCGGTGCAACGAACGAAGCCAGGATGAGAATTATACAGTTTACAATACAGAACGTAGCCAGAGTTCTGATGGGAGAAAGGCCAGAGAATGTGGTCAATCTATGA
- a CDS encoding 4Fe-4S dicluster domain-containing protein produces MTEEKEKDEKGKFIIERRYVDDDRIIEPEKLEVGGIDISGRWGTLVLPRTIEDFDTSIYERVQELPRGENIGKCWQCGNCTAVCPVAHAHPEFNPRYLIHVVRMGYKAEINRLKESVYLCSGCGLCSAACPKGVDPQGVMIAMSIAFKAKE; encoded by the coding sequence TTGACGGAAGAGAAGGAGAAGGATGAGAAGGGGAAGTTCATTATTGAGAGAAGGTACGTCGATGATGACAGAATAATAGAGCCAGAGAAGCTGGAGGTAGGGGGTATAGACATATCAGGTAGATGGGGTACACTTGTATTACCCAGGACGATAGAGGATTTTGATACATCGATCTACGAAAGGGTTCAGGAGCTGCCAAGAGGGGAGAATATAGGCAAATGCTGGCAGTGCGGAAACTGCACGGCTGTATGCCCCGTCGCCCATGCTCATCCTGAGTTCAACCCCAGATATCTGATACATGTGGTCAGGATGGGATACAAGGCTGAGATAAACAGGCTGAAGGAATCAGTTTACCTCTGTTCAGGGTGCGGTCTATGCAGCGCTGCCTGTCCCAAGGGCGTCGACCCGCAGGGAGTCATGATAGCAATGAGCATAGCATTCAAGGCGAAGGAGTAA